From Meles meles chromosome 5, mMelMel3.1 paternal haplotype, whole genome shotgun sequence, one genomic window encodes:
- the SMIM29 gene encoding small integral membrane protein 29 isoform X1, whose amino-acid sequence MSNTTVPNAPQANSDSMVGYVLGPFFLITLVGVVVVVVMYVQKKKRVDRLRHHLLPMYSYDPAEELHEAEQELLSDVGDPKVVHGWQSGYQHKRMPLLDVKT is encoded by the exons ATGAGTAACACTACAGTGCCCAATGCCCCCCAGGCCAACAGCGACTCCATGGTGGGCTACGTGTTGGGGCCTTTCTTCCTCATCACCCTGGtcggggtggtggtggttgtg GTAATGTATGTCCAGAAGAAAAAGCG agTGGACCGGCTTCGCCATCACCTGCTCCCCATGTACAGCTACGACCCCGCGGAGGAGCTGCATGAGGCTGAGCAGGAGCTGCTTTCGGATGTGGGGGACCCCAAG GTGGTACATGGCTGGCAGAGTGGCTACCAGCACAAGCGGATGCCCCTGCTGGACGTCAAGACCtga
- the HMGA1 gene encoding high mobility group protein HMG-I/HMG-Y isoform X1 encodes MSESSSKSSQPLASKQEKDGTEKRGRGRPRKQPPVSPGTALVGSQKEPSEVPTPKRPRGRPKGSKNKGAAKTRKTTTTPGRKPRGRPKKLEKEEEEGISQESSEEEQ; translated from the exons atgaGCGAGTCGAGCTCGAAGTCCAGCCAGCCCTTGGCCTCCAAGCAGGAAAAGGACGGCACTGAGaagcgggggcggggcaggccgcGCAAGCAGCCTCCGGTGAGTCCCGGGACGGCGCTGGTAGGGAGTCAG AAGGAACCCAGCGAAGTGCCGACACCTAAGAGACCTCGGGGCCGACCAAAGGGGAGCAAAAACAAGGGTGCCGCCAAGACCCGG AAAACTACCACAACCCCAGGGAGGAAACCAAGGGGCAGACCCAAAAAACTG gagaaggaggaagaagagggcatCTCGCAGGAGTCCTCCGAGGAGGAGCAGTGA
- the SMIM29 gene encoding small integral membrane protein 29 isoform X2 yields the protein MSNTTVPNAPQANSDSMVGYVLGPFFLITLVGVVVVVVMYVQKKKRYDPAEELHEAEQELLSDVGDPKVVHGWQSGYQHKRMPLLDVKT from the exons ATGAGTAACACTACAGTGCCCAATGCCCCCCAGGCCAACAGCGACTCCATGGTGGGCTACGTGTTGGGGCCTTTCTTCCTCATCACCCTGGtcggggtggtggtggttgtg GTAATGTATGTCCAGAAGAAAAAGCG CTACGACCCCGCGGAGGAGCTGCATGAGGCTGAGCAGGAGCTGCTTTCGGATGTGGGGGACCCCAAG GTGGTACATGGCTGGCAGAGTGGCTACCAGCACAAGCGGATGCCCCTGCTGGACGTCAAGACCtga
- the HMGA1 gene encoding high mobility group protein HMG-I/HMG-Y isoform X2: protein MSESSSKSSQPLASKQEKDGTEKRGRGRPRKQPPKEPSEVPTPKRPRGRPKGSKNKGAAKTRKTTTTPGRKPRGRPKKLEKEEEEGISQESSEEEQ from the exons atgaGCGAGTCGAGCTCGAAGTCCAGCCAGCCCTTGGCCTCCAAGCAGGAAAAGGACGGCACTGAGaagcgggggcggggcaggccgcGCAAGCAGCCTCCG AAGGAACCCAGCGAAGTGCCGACACCTAAGAGACCTCGGGGCCGACCAAAGGGGAGCAAAAACAAGGGTGCCGCCAAGACCCGG AAAACTACCACAACCCCAGGGAGGAAACCAAGGGGCAGACCCAAAAAACTG gagaaggaggaagaagagggcatCTCGCAGGAGTCCTCCGAGGAGGAGCAGTGA